In Cryptomeria japonica chromosome 10, Sugi_1.0, whole genome shotgun sequence, a genomic segment contains:
- the LOC131054949 gene encoding uncharacterized oxidoreductase At4g09670-like, whose product MAEEKVIRFGILGYASIARRLARAIIMTPSCSVYAVASRSVEKAKAFASSNNLPPEAKTYGSYEQLLDDPCVDAIYIPLPTSLHLEWALKAAHKKKHILVEKPPALCVEDLDTIIEACNNNGVQFMDGTMWMHHPRTPKMKAFLQNPDLFGDLKLMHSTFTYAGSGKFFEEDIRVKPDLDALGALGDIGWYCIRAILWANDYEMPQIVIAHPRPVLNEGGVITSCGATLSWQDGRVANFHCSFHSPMTMDLSFLGSKGTLCLYDFVIPYEENTASFLSSTNTKYEEMNSAWGPKSSEHIVTTEFPQETLMVEEFARLVKRIQDAEGKPDSLWPSISRKTQIVLNAVKASIQEGLVSVAL is encoded by the exons ATGGCAGAGGAGAAAGTAATTCGGTTTGGAATTCTGGGTTATGCAAGCATAGCCAGAAGGCTTGCCAGAGCAATCATAATGACACCCAGTTGCTCAGTGTATGCTGTTGCCAGCAGATCCGTTGAGAAGGCCAAGGCCTTTGCCTCTTCTAACAACTTACCTCCAGAAGCAAAAACGTATGGAAGCTATGAACAGCTTTTGGATGATCCCTGTGTGGATGCAATCTACATTCCTCTTCCTACGTCGTTGCACCTCGAGTGGGCTCTAAAGGCTGCCCACAAGAAGAAACATATTCTTGTGGAGAAGCCCCCTGCACTTTGTGTTGAAGACCTTGACACCATCATAGAGGCCTGTAATAACAATGGAGTCCAGTTCATGGATGGAACCATGTGGATGCACCATCCTAGAACTCCCAAAATGAAGGCCTTTCTGCAAAATCCAGACCTCTTTGGAGATCTCAAGTTG ATGCACAGTACTTTCACGTATGCCGGTTCAGGTAAGTTCTTTGAAGAGGACATCCGGGTCAAGCCAGATTTGGATGCTCTTGGTGCATTGGGTGATATTGGATGGTATTGTATTAGAGCAATACTATGGGCTAATGATTACGAAATGCCTCAGATTGTGATTGCACATCCCAGGCCTGTTTTGAATGAAGGTGGAGTGATTACATCTTGTGGGGCTACTTTGTCTTGGCAAGATGGGAGGGTGGCAAATTTTCATTGTTCATTTCACTCTCCTATGACCATGGATTTAAGTTTCCTTGGATCCAAGGGAACTCTGTGTCTTTACGATTTTGTGATTCCTTATGAGGAGAACACTGCATCATTTTTATCTTCTACAAATACCAAGTACGAGGAAATGAACAGTGCTTGGGGCCCGAAGTCCAGTGAGCACATAGTTACAACAGAGTTTCCACAGGAAACTTTAATGGTTGAAGAATTTGCGAGACTGGTTAAGAGAATCCAAGATGCTGAAGGAAAGCCTGATTCTCTATGGCCCTCCATCTCAAGGAAAACACAGATAGTGCTGAATGCTGTAAAAGCATCTATTCAGGAAGGCTTGGTTTCGGTTGCGCTGTGA